Proteins encoded in a region of the Candidatus Bathyarchaeota archaeon genome:
- a CDS encoding AbrB/MazE/SpoVT family DNA-binding domain-containing protein: MPVKFELSVMQVGNSLRITIPKEVCKHLEIKKGDVVRLWVDNGHFIAEKKE; encoded by the coding sequence ATGCCTGTTAAGTTTGAGTTAAGCGTCATGCAAGTAGGAAACAGCTTGAGAATCACGATTCCTAAAGAAGTGTGTAAGCACCTAGAGATAAAGAAGGGCGATGTGGTTAGGCTTTGGGTTGATAACGGCCACTTCATAGCAGAAAAGAAGGAATAA
- a CDS encoding AbrB/MazE/SpoVT family DNA-binding domain-containing protein — MHKETRKIIRVGNSLAVTMPPSWLRYFNLTDKDRVTVLSDGNVVIQPIKREVEPNENK; from the coding sequence ATGCACAAGGAAACTAGAAAAATCATCCGTGTCGGCAACAGCCTAGCCGTTACAATGCCGCCATCATGGCTGCGATACTTCAATTTGACGGATAAAGATCGCGTTACGGTACTATCAGATGGTAATGTCGTCATTCAACCCATAAAAAGGGAGGTGGAACCCAACGAAAATAAGTGA